One Bombus vancouverensis nearcticus chromosome 7, iyBomVanc1_principal, whole genome shotgun sequence DNA window includes the following coding sequences:
- the Rho1 gene encoding ras-like GTP-binding protein Rho1 isoform X1, producing the protein MGCNMGRCLGPDDTGYPGSEFMAAIRKKLVIVGDGACGKTCLLIVFSKDQFPEVYVPTVFENYVADIEVDGKQVELALWDTAGQEDYDRLRPLSYPDTDVILMCFSIDSPDSLENIPEKWTPEVKHFCPNVPIILVGNKKDLRNDPNTIKELSKMKQEPVKPEEGRAMAEKINAFAYLECSAKSKEGIREVFETATRAALQFVGKKEEKGKMLAPIILELSPIMRQH; encoded by the exons AATTCATGGCAGCCATTAGGAAGAAATTGGTTATCGTGGGTGATGGTGCTTGTGGTAAAACATGCTTACTCATAGTCTTCAGCAAAGATCAGTTTCCTGAAGTTTATGTACCTACAGTGTTTGAAAACTATGTTGCAGACATTGAGGTTGATGGAAAGCAG GTTGAACTGGCTCTTTGGGACACAGCTGGGCAAGAAGATTACGATAGGTTGCGCCCATTGTCATATCCTGACACAGATGTAATCCTAATGTGTTTCTCTATCGATAGTCCCGACTCCTTGGAGAACATTCCTGAGAAGTGGACACCAGAGGTGAAGCACTTTTGCCCAAATGTGCCCATTATCCTtgttggaaataaaaaagaCTTGCGCAATGATCCTAATACCATCAAAGAGCTTAGCAAGATGAAACAAGAACCAGTTAAACCAGAAGAAGGTAGAGCTATGGCTGAAAAAATCAATGCTTTTGCTTATCTTGAATGTTCTGCTAAGAGTAAGGAAGGTATTAGGGAAGTGTTTGAAACAGCCACTCGGGCAGCGCTACAA TTCGTaggtaaaaaagaagaaaaagggaagatGTTGGCTCCTATAATTCTTGAACTGTCACCGATAATGAGACAACACTAA
- the Rho1 gene encoding ras-like GTP-binding protein Rho1 isoform X2 gives MGCNMGRCLGPDDTGYPGSEFMAAIRKKLVIVGDGACGKTCLLIVFSKDQFPEVYVPTVFENYVADIEVDGKQVELALWDTAGQEDYDRLRPLSYPDTDVILMCFSIDSPDSLENIPEKWTPEVKHFCPNVPIILVGNKKDLRNDPNTIKELSKMKQEPVKPEEGRAMAEKINAFAYLECSAKSKEGIREVFETATRAALQVKKKKKGRCWLL, from the exons AATTCATGGCAGCCATTAGGAAGAAATTGGTTATCGTGGGTGATGGTGCTTGTGGTAAAACATGCTTACTCATAGTCTTCAGCAAAGATCAGTTTCCTGAAGTTTATGTACCTACAGTGTTTGAAAACTATGTTGCAGACATTGAGGTTGATGGAAAGCAG GTTGAACTGGCTCTTTGGGACACAGCTGGGCAAGAAGATTACGATAGGTTGCGCCCATTGTCATATCCTGACACAGATGTAATCCTAATGTGTTTCTCTATCGATAGTCCCGACTCCTTGGAGAACATTCCTGAGAAGTGGACACCAGAGGTGAAGCACTTTTGCCCAAATGTGCCCATTATCCTtgttggaaataaaaaagaCTTGCGCAATGATCCTAATACCATCAAAGAGCTTAGCAAGATGAAACAAGAACCAGTTAAACCAGAAGAAGGTAGAGCTATGGCTGAAAAAATCAATGCTTTTGCTTATCTTGAATGTTCTGCTAAGAGTAAGGAAGGTATTAGGGAAGTGTTTGAAACAGCCACTCGGGCAGCGCTACAA gtaaaaaagaagaaaaagggaagatGTTGGCTCCTATAA
- the Rho1 gene encoding ras-like GTP-binding protein Rho1 isoform X3, producing the protein MAAIRKKLVIVGDGACGKTCLLIVFSKDQFPEVYVPTVFENYVADIEVDGKQVELALWDTAGQEDYDRLRPLSYPDTDVILMCFSIDSPDSLENIPEKWTPEVKHFCPNVPIILVGNKKDLRNDPNTIKELSKMKQEPVKPEEGRAMAEKINAFAYLECSAKSKEGIREVFETATRAALQFVGKKEEKGKMLAPIILELSPIMRQH; encoded by the exons ATGGCAGCCATTAGGAAGAAATTGGTTATCGTGGGTGATGGTGCTTGTGGTAAAACATGCTTACTCATAGTCTTCAGCAAAGATCAGTTTCCTGAAGTTTATGTACCTACAGTGTTTGAAAACTATGTTGCAGACATTGAGGTTGATGGAAAGCAG GTTGAACTGGCTCTTTGGGACACAGCTGGGCAAGAAGATTACGATAGGTTGCGCCCATTGTCATATCCTGACACAGATGTAATCCTAATGTGTTTCTCTATCGATAGTCCCGACTCCTTGGAGAACATTCCTGAGAAGTGGACACCAGAGGTGAAGCACTTTTGCCCAAATGTGCCCATTATCCTtgttggaaataaaaaagaCTTGCGCAATGATCCTAATACCATCAAAGAGCTTAGCAAGATGAAACAAGAACCAGTTAAACCAGAAGAAGGTAGAGCTATGGCTGAAAAAATCAATGCTTTTGCTTATCTTGAATGTTCTGCTAAGAGTAAGGAAGGTATTAGGGAAGTGTTTGAAACAGCCACTCGGGCAGCGCTACAA TTCGTaggtaaaaaagaagaaaaagggaagatGTTGGCTCCTATAATTCTTGAACTGTCACCGATAATGAGACAACACTAA